CCGCTTGCCGAGGCGTTCGGGCTGATCCGGGTGTCCCCGCCGGGCGAGGGGCCACGCCTGGCGGCCCTCGGCGCGGAACTACTCGCCGCCGCCACCGACCTCGCCGGACGGTTCGACGCCCGCAACGGCACCGGACACCAGTCCGGCCGGGTCGCCGCCCGGCTGGCCGAGCGGCCGCTGACCACCGCGCCGCCACCGCTGCCCGTCGAGCCGGTGGCCGGGGACGGCGCTCCCGCTGCTCCGCTCGACGCCGCGACCAAGCCGGCGGCGGGCCCGGCCGGTACGCGGTCGTCCGCTTCCCCGCCGGCCACCGCGAACCCGGCCGGCTCTCCGCCAAGCGACGACGGTTCGGTCGGCGCTGGCCCGGCCGACGAGGGCTCGGTCGGCGCTGGCCCGGCCGACGATGGCCCGGCCGACGTGCCGGCCCCGTTGAGCGTGGACATGGTCGTCGCCGCGTTGCGCCGTCGGGGTGACCGGTGCGTCGTCGACCCGGCCGGGCGGGTGGTCGGTCGCTGGGGTGCGGCGGAGATCCGGTTCGAGCGGGTCGGTCAGCGGGCCGAGATCCTGCACACCCGGGTGCTCGCGAACCGCCGGCTGCCGGTCGCCCGGCGCGCCGAGGCGTACGAGTTCGTCAACACCTGGAACCGCGACCGGCTGCTCCCCAAGGCGTACGTGCACGAGGTGTCCGGCGGTGAGCTGGTCCTGGCCGGGGAGGTCACCACCGACCTGGCGCACGGAATCGCGCCGGTGCAGGTGGAGGTGCTGGTCGAGGCAGCGGTCAGCACCGGGACCGCGTACGCCGACGCGGTGGCCGCCCTGCCCTGAGCGGGGCACCTGCCGGGCGCATGTGACCCCGGATGGTCCGGCGGCGCGCCGGACCATCCGGTCAGAACTGCGGAGCGGTCAGACCTCGACCACGGTCGGGACGATCATCGGCCGACGCCGGTACGCGTCGTTGACCCAGCGGCCGACGGTGCGTCGGACGATCTGCTGGAGTTGGTGCGGGTCGGTGATCCCGTCGGTCGCGGCCCGGTTGAGCACCTCGGTGACCAGCGGAACGACCGCGTTGAAGGCCGCCGGGTCCTCGGAGAAGCCCTTGGCCGAGACGGTCGGGCCGCCGACCACCTTGCCGGTGACCGAGTCGACCACCACCGTGCAGGCGATGAAGCCGCCGTCGCCGAGGATGCGCCGCTCGGTCAGCAGCGACTCGCCGACGTCCCCGACGGCGAGCCCGTCGACGTAGACGTACCGGCTCTTGACGTGCCCGACCAGGCTGGCGCGGCCGTCGACCAGGTCGACCACGTCGCCGTCCTCGCAGAGCACCACCCGGTCGGGGGCGACGCCGGACTCGATGCCCAGCCGGGCGTGCGCGCGCAGGTGCCGCCACTCGCCGTGCACCGGCATCAGGTTGCTGGGGCGGACCACGTTGAGCAGGTAGAGCAGCTCACCGGCGGGCGCGTGGCCGGAGACGTGCACCTTGGCGACATCCTTGTGGATCACGGTCGCCCCGGCTCGGGCGAGCCGGTTGATCACCCGGTACACCGAGGTCTCGTTCCCCGGCACCAGCGAGCTGGCCAGCACCACGGTGTCCCCGGGGGCGATGGTGATGTGCCGGTGGTCGCCACTGGCCATCCGGCCGAGCGCGCTCATCGGCTCGCCCTGCGAGCCGGTGGACATCAGCACGATCCGCTCCGGGGGCAGGGCGGTCGCCTCGTCCAGCCCGACCACCAGGCCGGCCGGGATGTTGAGCAGGCCGAGATCCCGGGCGATGCCCATGTTGCGGACCATGGACCGGCCGATCAGGGCGACCTTGCGGTCGTGCTCGGCGGCCGAGTCGAGCACCTGCTGAACCCGGTGCACGTGCGAGGCGAACGAGGCGACGATGATCCGGCCCTTCGCCTTGGCGAAGATCGAGTCGAGGACCGGGCCGATCTCCCGTTCCGGCGTGACGAAACCGGGGATCTCGGCGTTGGTGGAGTCGGAGAGGAGCAGGTCCACTCCCTCGGCGCCGAGCCGGGCGAAGCCGGCCAGGTCGGTGATCCGGCCGTCCAGCGGGAGCTGGTCCATCTTGAAGTCACCGGTGTGCAGCACCAGCCCGGCCGGGGTGCGGATGGCCACCGCGAGCGCGTCCGGGATGGAGTGGTTGACCGCGAAGAACTCGCACTCGAACGGGCCGAGCCGCTCCCGGCCGCCCTCCCGCACGGTCAGCGTGTACGGCTCGATCCGCCGCTCGGCGAGCTTCGCCTCGACCAGGCCGAGGGTGAACTGCGAGCCGACCAGCGGGATGTCCTGCTTGTGGGCGAGCAGGTACGGCACCGCGCCGATGTGGTCCTCGTGCCCGTGGGTGAGCACGATCGCCTGGACGTCGTCGAGCCGGTCCAGGATAGGGGCGAAGTCGGGAAGGATCAGGTCGACGCCGGGCTGCTCCACATCCGGGAAGAGCACGCCGCAGTCGACGACGAGCAGCTTGCCGTCGTACTCGAAGACGGTCATGTTCCGCCCGATGGCGCCGAGCCCGCCGAGCGGGATGATCCGCAGACCCCCCTCCGGAAGCGGCGGGGGAAGGTCCGCCTCGATGTGCGCGTCGGTCACGCGGCCACCTCATTCTGCGGGGCCGGCACGCGGCGCCCGCCGTATCGTCGTGTCAACAGGGTAGGTCCAGGCCCGCCGCCGTGCAGTCGGCGCGGAGCTGGGCGATCTCGTCGGCGGTCGCGTCCACCAGCGGCGGGCGGACCGGCCCGGCCGGCAACCCCGACGCCTCCAGGCCCGCCTTGACCAGGATCGTGCCCTGGGTGCGGAAGATCCCGGTGAACAGCGGCAGCAGCCGGTGGTGCAGCGCGAGGGCGCCGCCGATGTCACCGGCGTCGTACCGCTCGATCATCTGCTTGGTCAGGGCACCCGTGAAGTGGGTGGAGGTGCCGACCACGCCGACCCCGCCGATGGCCAGGGCCGGCAGGGTGAGCGAGTCCTCGCCGCTGTAGACCGCCAGGTCACACCGGCTGGTCACCCAGCTCGTGGCGGTCAGGTCGCCCTTGGCGTCCTTGAGCGCCACGATCCGGCCGTGCTCGGCGAGGCGCACCAGGGTGTCGGTGGCGATGGCCACCCCGGACCGGTGCGGAATGTCGTAGAGCATCACCGGCAGACCGGTGGCGTCCGCCACTGCGGTGAAGTGGCGCAGCACCCCGGCCTGCGGCGGCTTGTTGTAGTACGGCGTCACCACGAGCAGCCCGTTGGCCCCGGCCTTCTCCGCGGCGGCGGCCAGTTCGATGGTGTGCCGGGTGTCGTTGGTGCCGACCCCGGCGACCACCTGGGCCCGGTCACCGACCGCCTCGACGACGGCCCGGATCAGGCGCTCCTTCTCCGAGTCCGTGGTGGTCGGCGACTCACCGGTGGTGCCGTTGACCACCAGCGCGTCGTTGCCCTCGGCGTCGACCAGGTGACTCGCGAGCCGGGCGGCGCCGTCGAGGTCGAGCGAGCCGTCGGAGGTGAACGGCGTCACCATGGCGGTGAGCAGCCGTCCGAAGGGACGCGACCGCGTCCGCTCGGTGGCCGCAGGGTGGTCGTGGTTCATGCTGACAACCTAGCAACCGGCCCGGGCGCCACCGGCGGGGAAGGGCTCGGCGACGCCCGGTGGACGGACACCGGCGCCGACCGACCGGGGGAAGCCGCCCTGCCGTACGCCGGGCCGCGATGCTCGGCGTACGGGCTCAGGAACGCTGCGCGTACGGGCTCAGGAACGCTCGGCGTACGGGCTCGTGGCTACCTCGGTGCCGTCGGGCAGGGCCGAGATGACGAAGTCACCGAAAACGTTCGGCGCGACCCGCTGGAGCTGCCGCAGGCACTCCACGGCCAGCTCGCGGATCTCCACGTCGGCGTGCTCGGTGGCGCGCATCGCCACGAAGTGCCGCCACGCCCGGTAGTTGCCGGTCACCACGATGCGGGTCTCGGTGGCGTTCGGCAGCACCGCCCGGGCCGCCTGCCGGGCCTGCTTGCGGCGCAGCGTCGGGTTGGGCTCGTCGACGAAGCGCTGTTCGAGCCCGGCCAGCAGTTCGTTGTACGCCCGCACACTGGCCTCGGCTGCCTCGACGAAGCGCTTGTGCAGCTCCGGGTCCTCGGCGATCGCCCGGGGCGCGACCATCGCCGCGTCCCGCTCCGGCACGTACCGCTGGGAGAGCTGGGAGTACGAGAAGTGGCGGTGCCGGACCAGCTCGTGGGTGAAGGACCGGGAGACCCCGGAGAAGTAGAAGCTCACCGAGCCGTGCTCGAGCACCGACAGGTGGCCGACCTCGAGGATGTGCGCCAGGTAGCCGGCGTTGGTGGCGGTGGCCGGGTTCGGCTTGCCCCAACTCTGGTAGCAGGCCCGGCCGGCGAACTCGGCGAGGGCCTGGCCGCCGTCGGCGTCGGTCGACCACGGCACGTCGTCGGGGGCCTCGAAGTTGGTCCACGCGACGAGCTTGACCTGGGGTTGCACCATCTCCGGCATTCCTCGGACTGTAGCGGCCCGCGCCGGCCCGGCTGAACCCGGCCCACCGGCGCGGTACCTGCGGGTTCGTCGCCGGGCGGTCAGACGTAGAGCGAGGTGAACGGCGCCCAGGGCAGGTTCCGGGCCACCGAGAAGAACAGCCAGGCGGCCAGGAAACCACCGATCATCTTCGGGCTGATCCGCAGCTCCGGCAGCTTCCAGCCGAACGCCTGCTTCGTCCCCCAGGCGACGAAGAGGTACGCCAGGAAGGGCACGGCGAAGACGAAGAGGAAGTGGTGCCGGGCGGCGGCCGGCAGGTCGGCGTGGAGCACGTACCACAGTGCGCGGGTGCCGCCGCAGCCCGGACAGTCCAGCCCGGTGGTGAGCTTCAGCAGACAGCTGGGCAGGGCGTCGGGCGCGGCCCGGGTCGGGTCGCTGATCAGGGCGTACGCCACGCCGGCGCCGACGCAGCCGAGGGCGGCCAGCGGCACCGCCCAGCGGGGCGCGCGGTCGTAGAGACCGACCACGAAGCGGGTGAACCGGTCCGGCTCGGCGACCTGGACCGCACCCGCCGGCCAGTGCGGGTACGGGTGCCCGTCAGGCCCGGGCGGGGGTGGGGTGGTCGGTGGGCTCGGCGGGGCCGGCTGGGCGGCCGGTCCGTCAACGCTCGTCACGTGCTCACGGTACACCGGCGGTGCCGGCCAGCGCGGCGGCGAGCGGCCCGGCCAGATCCCCGCCGGCCGGCGGGGCCACCGCGTCGAGCCCGAGCCAGCCGGCCAGCCGGTACAGCTCGGCGGCGAGGGCGAGCGCGGTCTCACCGACGTCGATACCGGGTTCGGCCCAGGCCGCCGGCACCAGCAGCACCTTCGCCTTCCGGTCGGCCTTCAGGTCGACCCGGGCGGTGAACCGGTCCCCCTGGAGGAAGGGCAACACGTAGTAGCCGTACACCCGCTTCGGCGCGGGCACGTAGATCTCGATGCGGTAGGTGAAGCCGAACAGCCGCTCGGCGCGGGCCCGCTCCCACACCACCGGGTCGAAGGGGCTGACCAGGGTGTTCGTCCGGATCCACCGGGGCAGCCGGGCCTGTGCGTGCAGGTACGCCGGCTGTCGCCAGCCCTGGACGGCGACCGGGGTCAGCTCCCCCGCCTCGACCAGCTCGGCCACCGCCTGCCGGACGGCGCCCGCCGGCTGCCGGAAGTAGTCGCGCAGCTCCGGCTCCGCGGCCACCCCGAGGCAGCGGGCCGCGGCCGCGACCAGCGTGCGGTGGGCCTCCGCGTCGGTGGGGGTCGGCGCGGCGAGCACCTCGGCGGGGAGCACCCGCTCGGGCAGGTCGTACCGGCGGGCGAAACCGTTCGTGCGGTCGGCAGCGGTGACCTCGCCGGCCCAGAAGAGGTACTCCAGGGCCTGCTTCACCACCGACCAGTTCCACCCCCAGTTGCCGGTCTCCCGGGGCGCGTCGTGCTCGATCTCGGCGGCGGTGAGCGGCCCCCGGGCGGCGACCTCGTCCCGGACCCAGGCGACCAGCTCCGGCTGCTCCCGCACGATCCGCCGCATGCCGCCCCAGGCCTTCTCCTCGGCCAGGGCCATCCGCCAGCGCAGCACCGGGTGCAGGGTCACCGGCACCAGGGACGCCTCGTGCCCCCAGTACTCGACGAGGTCCCGTGGTGCCCGGTAGGCGGCCCGGTCGAGCAGCTCGGTCGGGTACGGCCCGAGCCGGCTGTAGAGCGGCAGGTAGTGCGCCCGTTGCAGGACGTTGACCGAGTCCATCTGGATCAGCCCGACCCGGTCGAGCACCCGACGCAGGTGCCGCCGGGTGGGCACGCCGGTGGGCGTGGGGTCGGCGAAGCCCTGGGCGGCCAGCGCCACCCGCCGGGCCTGGGCGAGGGAGAGCGATTCCGGTGCGACCATCGCCGGGCACCCTAACCGAGCCGTACGACACGCACCGAAAGGCC
The nucleotide sequence above comes from Micromonospora pallida. Encoded proteins:
- a CDS encoding ribonuclease J — protein: MTDAHIEADLPPPLPEGGLRIIPLGGLGAIGRNMTVFEYDGKLLVVDCGVLFPDVEQPGVDLILPDFAPILDRLDDVQAIVLTHGHEDHIGAVPYLLAHKQDIPLVGSQFTLGLVEAKLAERRIEPYTLTVREGGRERLGPFECEFFAVNHSIPDALAVAIRTPAGLVLHTGDFKMDQLPLDGRITDLAGFARLGAEGVDLLLSDSTNAEIPGFVTPEREIGPVLDSIFAKAKGRIIVASFASHVHRVQQVLDSAAEHDRKVALIGRSMVRNMGIARDLGLLNIPAGLVVGLDEATALPPERIVLMSTGSQGEPMSALGRMASGDHRHITIAPGDTVVLASSLVPGNETSVYRVINRLARAGATVIHKDVAKVHVSGHAPAGELLYLLNVVRPSNLMPVHGEWRHLRAHARLGIESGVAPDRVVLCEDGDVVDLVDGRASLVGHVKSRYVYVDGLAVGDVGESLLTERRILGDGGFIACTVVVDSVTGKVVGGPTVSAKGFSEDPAAFNAVVPLVTEVLNRAATDGITDPHQLQQIVRRTVGRWVNDAYRRRPMIVPTVVEV
- the dapA gene encoding 4-hydroxy-tetrahydrodipicolinate synthase, which codes for MNHDHPAATERTRSRPFGRLLTAMVTPFTSDGSLDLDGAARLASHLVDAEGNDALVVNGTTGESPTTTDSEKERLIRAVVEAVGDRAQVVAGVGTNDTRHTIELAAAAEKAGANGLLVVTPYYNKPPQAGVLRHFTAVADATGLPVMLYDIPHRSGVAIATDTLVRLAEHGRIVALKDAKGDLTATSWVTSRCDLAVYSGEDSLTLPALAIGGVGVVGTSTHFTGALTKQMIERYDAGDIGGALALHHRLLPLFTGIFRTQGTILVKAGLEASGLPAGPVRPPLVDATADEIAQLRADCTAAGLDLPC
- the thyX gene encoding FAD-dependent thymidylate synthase, which produces MVQPQVKLVAWTNFEAPDDVPWSTDADGGQALAEFAGRACYQSWGKPNPATATNAGYLAHILEVGHLSVLEHGSVSFYFSGVSRSFTHELVRHRHFSYSQLSQRYVPERDAAMVAPRAIAEDPELHKRFVEAAEASVRAYNELLAGLEQRFVDEPNPTLRRKQARQAARAVLPNATETRIVVTGNYRAWRHFVAMRATEHADVEIRELAVECLRQLQRVAPNVFGDFVISALPDGTEVATSPYAERS
- a CDS encoding DUF2752 domain-containing protein, whose translation is MYREHVTSVDGPAAQPAPPSPPTTPPPPGPDGHPYPHWPAGAVQVAEPDRFTRFVVGLYDRAPRWAVPLAALGCVGAGVAYALISDPTRAAPDALPSCLLKLTTGLDCPGCGGTRALWYVLHADLPAAARHHFLFVFAVPFLAYLFVAWGTKQAFGWKLPELRISPKMIGGFLAAWLFFSVARNLPWAPFTSLYV
- a CDS encoding winged helix-turn-helix domain-containing protein, whose protein sequence is MVAPESLSLAQARRVALAAQGFADPTPTGVPTRRHLRRVLDRVGLIQMDSVNVLQRAHYLPLYSRLGPYPTELLDRAAYRAPRDLVEYWGHEASLVPVTLHPVLRWRMALAEEKAWGGMRRIVREQPELVAWVRDEVAARGPLTAAEIEHDAPRETGNWGWNWSVVKQALEYLFWAGEVTAADRTNGFARRYDLPERVLPAEVLAAPTPTDAEAHRTLVAAAARCLGVAAEPELRDYFRQPAGAVRQAVAELVEAGELTPVAVQGWRQPAYLHAQARLPRWIRTNTLVSPFDPVVWERARAERLFGFTYRIEIYVPAPKRVYGYYVLPFLQGDRFTARVDLKADRKAKVLLVPAAWAEPGIDVGETALALAAELYRLAGWLGLDAVAPPAGGDLAGPLAAALAGTAGVP